The Alkalibaculum bacchi sequence GCTAATAATTGTTACGAAAATCCAAAATATACTTTACATTCTGACAAGACAAAAGAAACCGAAGATAAGCTTAATAAATTTGTTAAATCAAAGGTAATTTATCGATTTGGCAGCAAAAATGAAATAATAGATTATAAGCTTATTCGTGAATGGCTACGTGTAAATAGGAATTTGGACATTATAATAGATGAGCAAGAGATACATAATTATTTAAAAGAATTAGCTAAAAAATATAATACTATTGGTATAAAGAGAAACTTTAAAACCTCTACAGGAAAAATAGTGGAAGTATCTGGAGGTTTGTATGGTTGGAAGATTGACTTATTCAGAGAGAAAGAGATTCTGCTAGAAGAGATTCAATCAGGAAAAGTGATAGAAAGAGAGCCTACATATGCCCAGAGGGCATTCTCTAGAGAAGATAATGATATAGGAAATACTTATGTAGAGATCAATATTACAAAACAACATTTATGGTTTTATAAAGATGGAGAACTGGTAACAGAAGGTCCAATTGTAACAGGCAATGCAAGCAGAGGATTTGACACAGATCTTGGTACATATATGCTCAATTATAAGATAACAGATGCCACTCTAAGAGGGCAAGGTTACGAATCCAAAGTAAAATACTGGATGCCTTTTTATGGAAATATAGGAATACACGATGCTAGATGGAGGCATTCTTTTGGAGGCAAGATATACAAACAAAATGGCAGTCACGGATGCGTAAATGCACCTACGTATTTGGCAAGGGCGCTATATGAAGAAATTGAACCGGGAATGCCAATTATTTGTTATGAAGAGGAAAAATAGGTGGTCAGCAAAAGCATCTTGCCACCGTTGGTGGCTAAAGGGCTCTTTTTCTTGAATATTGTTAATGGTTCATTATTCATTCTTCCCTGTTCATTGCGACGTAAGTCGCATATTTGCTGACCACCCGACTACCTTAAATCAACAAATTCATATAAGACAAGAAAATATCATTGCTCATCTTTTCAAATTTTGCTTTCGCTAAATCTGGTGTGTGGGGGTATTTTGCTTTGTGATCTTCCCAATTGAATAGGTATTTTGATTCTACTTCTGGTATTACATTGTAATCTCTTACAAAACCTTCAGAGTTTAGAGGAGTACCAAAGCTTTCTCCTGGGTTATCGTATACCATATAATCTCTTAAGAATTCATTAAGAGCCGCCCAAGTTTCGATATTGGCGTCTTTTGCTGCTAGTGGGTTTTTATCGAAGGAGAATAGATAACCTCCACCTGGCATCATAATATCTAAGAATTTTTTTGCTCTATCAATGATTTGAGCAGGAGTATCTGTTCTTAAAGAGCTAATAGGGAATAAGCCACTAAGCATGAATTTCTTGCCTAATTTGTCTTTAATGGTTTTAGGGTCTCCGTATTCAAATAAGAGCATTGAACCAGCAGGGAATTCATCGTATATAATATCAAGATAACGCATCCAATTATCTTCACAGAATATTTGTGGACGGATGCCGAGGGCTGCGTATTGTTGAAGTTGTTTCTTAAATGTAGGCATATACACTTCAATAAAATCTTTTTCTCTCATAAAGGTAGGCATATGTAAGGGAAGAAAAACGCTACCTTCAGGATGTGGGTTAGCAGGTATTCCCCATTTATAGACTAATGGAAGAACGACTTCACATGCTTCCTTTACTAGGCTTTTGTTTCTTCTTAAATCTATGCTCATGCCAGAAAAACTTCTCAATTGGTCTGCGACGAAGTCTAGAGGCGCTTCAGCACCAGAAAAAGATCCAAAAGGGCTACCGGGATAGTACTCAAATTTTTGAACTAAATTCATATAGATAGGCATAAAATCTAAGGTATTGTTGGATAAGGATGTTTTTCCCATTTCTAAAACAGTTGATCTCTTAATAGAATCATCTAGAGAAAGATTTTTATGTTGCCTAGGAATTACGGTCTCTACTAGAAAATCAAAACCGCCTTCGATTAATTGAGGATATTCTTCAGGAAACATTCCCACTACTTCTGGGTGTTGTACCTGACCACTTCTGCTCATGACAAAACTCTGAGAACCGAAGAGTTCATAAATACTAGGTGGTCTTGTACCCACAATATTAGGTGGAGCAACAGGGCAGGCATCGGAGTAGATTACTTTACAAAGATCTTCAGCAGATTTTGCTAATAAGGTAAAATCATATTGATAAGATACTGGGTCAAGGCCACCGTATTCTGCAATCATGGAATTCGGAAAAGCTGGAGCGACAGGTAAACGTTTAGGCAATTTGTTATTATAGAAGTCACTGTAAATTTGAGATCTCTCTTGAACTAAGTTCTTTTCTTCTGGCATATTCATCCTCCTTGAGTAATTGTAATATTATCTGAAATTAATAAATTATATTTTAATTATAATTAAAATATACAATAATGTCAATATATATGATATAATACGATGGGTTTATAAAATCTATTAAAATTGTCAAAAGAATGCAAAATGTACGGTAAAAATAAGCTTATTAAAAACTTGCATTATTTTTGTATTGTAATTATAAGTTACAATGTTAGGATAAGGAGTTCATATGATAAATTTAAGGGATAAAGTAATAGACGTATCTTGTGGAAAGGGAAGTTGTAATTCTACTCTAGTAATTGGAGAGGAAAAAGTAGCTTTAATAGATTGTGGTATGCCTTATTGTGCTAAAGAGCTCTTTGAAAATATAAAAAGAGTTTTAGGCGAGGAGAAGACTTTAGACTATATACTCATAAGTCATTCTCATTACGATCATATAGGTGCTATTCCATACTTAAGGCAGATATGGACAAATGTAAAAGTACTAGGAGCAAAACACGCTCAGTATGTTCTTAAAAGAGAAAATGCTTTAAAGACTATTAGAGAACTTAGCAATCAAGCAGCGCAATACTATGATGTTGAGGAAACAGTAGATTACGACGATAATTTAATGAAGGTAGATATCGTCATTTCAGAGGAAGATAAAATAGATTTAGGTGGAATAGATATTAAGGTATTAGAAACACCAGGGCACACTAAGTGTTGTTTATCTTTTCTTATAGGCGATGAAATTTTATTTGCAAGTGAAACTACAGGTGTTTTAATGCTCTCAGGGGACATCTATCCTGTTTTTATTATCAGCTATCAACAAACTATTAATTCTATTGAAAAGTGCCAAAGAACACAGCATAAATATATTATATCTCCTCATCATGGTTTTTTAGATGAAAGTGACCCAAAGAACTATTGGAAAAATTGTATAAGTGCTGTAAGAAAATCAGCTAATTTCATCTTAGAGCGATTTGCAAAAGGATATAGTGAAGACAAGATATTTGAAGAATACAAGGATGTTTACTTTAATGATGTTGTCAAATTACATCAGCCAGAAAGTGCTTTTGATGTGAATACAAAGGCAATGATCAAAGGGGTTCTTATTTAAGATGGTCAGGTGGTCAGCAAAATCAACTCGGCTTTAGGCGAGATAATATTATGAATTACATATCTCTTCGTATTTTACCAAATAAGAATAATAATGTTTTTCTTACTAAAAAGCCACCATTGGTGGCTAAAATGGTTTTGCTGACCACCTTAAAGCTGACCACCTGACCACCTAAAATTTATTGTGCCAAAATCTCTCTTAGAATTGCTCTACTATGAATTATGCTTAATAACTCCTCTTCTGTGCGGATAATGTGGTTTCTTGATTTGAAGTATCGATTGGCTTTTTTGGCGATTGCCTGGTCTAATCCTTCTAGTGAAGAAATGTATTCAGCTATGCTTTTTCCTTGGTAGAGAGTATTTAGATATGGAGTTATGATGTGTTTCACATCTGAAAGCATAGAATCTTCTACCCAGAAATCTATGTTTTCGTAGTATACTTTTTTTTCCATAAGCTTTGTGTAGTATTCTAAGCCATCTTCATTAGACTCCCAAAAATCAATGTATGCGTAGTCAAATTGATTTAAAAACTCTTCATTGTAATAATCTAGGCCATTGCCATGAATGATTTCTAATTTTTTATTTTTTGGAAACTGTGGGCGAATGTATTTTTCGAATAAATCAATGACATCCTTATTAAATTCTACGATGGTTACACTTTCTACTTCTTCTTTATTTAACCAAAGGTAGGGGAGAACACCAATTCCTAGACCCATAGTCATACACTTTCCATGACCCTTTTGTATGCCAACATTCATACTTTCTATTTCGCTAATAGCAGGAGACATCCATACTTTATCCTCACCTTCTTTTAGAACAGGTAAGTACACGTCATTTTCAAAATACCCTACAGGATGATAGTGAAAAAGGTATTTTCCTAAAGGTTTGTGAAAGTTCATGCTCATTAAAGTTCTTTTTTTAATAAGAGCTTTTTCATACCATACAGTGTCTGTTCGCACATCATCTAATTTAATGTTTTTGTAATAAGGATTATCTATAAGTTTTTTTACATCATATTTTAGATTATTGTGTGGTACATGGTACTTTTGTAATATTTTAATTAATTCTCTTTCCATTTTTGGTGTTAATGTTTTTTCTGTGTAATTGAGAATCTCATTTAGGTACTCACTTACTTCAATCATAGAAAGTATAAGATTTTTCATTGCAGTATCTAATTGAAAATTGTTTTCAAATTTTATCATTGTCTACCTCGTGTCTTGTATTATTTCATCCTATCATACCATATTTTATATGGGATTACATATATGGCTGTACTTTACTTTTCTTAAGGATCTTGAATAGGCTGTATTTAAAAGAGAGATAATAATCAAGGCTATTATAAATTTAAGGAGGAGATAATTATGAAAAAGACAAGATTATGTATAGATGGTATAGTGGATAAAGAAACTCAGGATAGAGTAATACATCAATTATATAATATGAATGGCATAAGAGAAGCGCAGCTTAGCAGTGATAAGCAAGCAATAGAAGTCATTTACGATGAGAAAACAAGTTCAGAAGAAATCAATAATCATTTACAGAATAATGGATATAAAATTTTCAAATAAGGTGATCAGGTAATACCTGACACCTTTCTCTATCAAAAATAATTAAATATGTGGAGAAAAATAGGGTATAATGATGTAATAT is a genomic window containing:
- a CDS encoding L,D-transpeptidase family protein, translating into MEGLDGIVRMDYKRLPKKKVFFKLGIILAVMTVIYFLISIYFTNHFYYNTVINGVDVSYKTYDEVIPIIAEYIDQYQLEIVDRDGYTEKITGNDIGLFLNKKSSIYQIQYMQKPYFWIISYIKDCRYFVGDLFLYDEEALSSRVDALICLNKEVIEPKSVSFEYSNGFYQAIKEVYGNKINRDLLNQVIIRSILNGERTLDIDANNCYENPKYTLHSDKTKETEDKLNKFVKSKVIYRFGSKNEIIDYKLIREWLRVNRNLDIIIDEQEIHNYLKELAKKYNTIGIKRNFKTSTGKIVEVSGGLYGWKIDLFREKEILLEEIQSGKVIEREPTYAQRAFSREDNDIGNTYVEINITKQHLWFYKDGELVTEGPIVTGNASRGFDTDLGTYMLNYKITDATLRGQGYESKVKYWMPFYGNIGIHDARWRHSFGGKIYKQNGSHGCVNAPTYLARALYEEIEPGMPIICYEEEK
- a CDS encoding MBL fold metallo-hydrolase, whose amino-acid sequence is MINLRDKVIDVSCGKGSCNSTLVIGEEKVALIDCGMPYCAKELFENIKRVLGEEKTLDYILISHSHYDHIGAIPYLRQIWTNVKVLGAKHAQYVLKRENALKTIRELSNQAAQYYDVEETVDYDDNLMKVDIVISEEDKIDLGGIDIKVLETPGHTKCCLSFLIGDEILFASETTGVLMLSGDIYPVFIISYQQTINSIEKCQRTQHKYIISPHHGFLDESDPKNYWKNCISAVRKSANFILERFAKGYSEDKIFEEYKDVYFNDVVKLHQPESAFDVNTKAMIKGVLI